In Lysobacter firmicutimachus, one genomic interval encodes:
- a CDS encoding AraC family transcriptional regulator, translating into MSATRFAHGVFLGRCDLRREAGGFSFAELSPTVPEAQVQTHRHDDAHYVLLLDGVYLSSARGAPALCRGPALIYNPPGTTHRDCFRSEHGRFFTLTVSATRERELGAALSLPAQPLWQDDAAALLPALRLLAACRAWDEAAALSGEALSWELLAHTGRLALERSLRPAGWLRRVREQLRDECARPLRIADLARAAGVHPVHLAREFRRHYRCAPGDYLRRLRLERALSALADPRLPLAEVAAQAGYADAAHLGHAFRRGYGLTPGDYRRLRAALLPRAQVARRQSRAAAPG; encoded by the coding sequence ATGTCCGCGACCCGTTTCGCCCATGGGGTTTTCCTAGGCCGCTGCGATCTGCGCCGCGAGGCCGGGGGGTTCAGTTTCGCCGAACTGTCGCCGACCGTGCCCGAGGCGCAGGTCCAGACCCACCGCCACGACGATGCGCATTACGTGCTGCTGCTGGACGGCGTCTATCTCAGCAGCGCGCGTGGCGCACCGGCGTTGTGCCGCGGTCCGGCGCTGATCTACAACCCGCCCGGCACCACTCATCGCGATTGCTTCCGCAGCGAGCACGGGCGATTTTTCACCCTGACCGTGTCGGCGACGCGCGAGCGCGAACTCGGCGCGGCGTTGAGCCTGCCGGCGCAGCCGCTGTGGCAGGACGACGCGGCCGCGCTGTTGCCGGCGCTGCGCCTGCTGGCCGCCTGCCGCGCCTGGGACGAGGCGGCGGCCTTGAGCGGCGAGGCGTTGAGCTGGGAGCTGCTGGCCCACACCGGACGACTGGCGCTGGAACGCAGCCTGCGCCCGGCGGGCTGGTTGCGGCGGGTGCGCGAACAGCTGCGCGACGAATGCGCGCGGCCGCTGCGCATCGCCGACCTGGCGCGCGCCGCCGGCGTGCATCCGGTGCACCTGGCGCGCGAGTTCCGCCGCCACTACCGCTGCGCGCCCGGCGACTACCTGCGGCGCCTGCGCCTGGAGCGCGCGCTGAGCGCGCTGGCCGACCCGCGCCTGCCGCTGGCCGAGGTCGCCGCGCAGGCCGGTTACGCCGACGCCGCGCATCTGGGCCACGCCTTCCGCCGCGGTTACGGCCTGACCCCGGGCGATTACCGGCGGCTGCGCGCGGCGTTGCTGCCGCGCGCGCAGGTTGCGCGCAGACAATCGCGCGCCGCCGCGCCGGGCTAA
- a CDS encoding acyl-CoA desaturase, protein MHALPVSLDAHRVRPQADARASIASVSEGRVVWEPIRSLWLSVMALGAIVGGALTFSWGAFALFVVATATVLLLGHSLGMHRKLIHDSFACPKWFEYLLVYCGVQVGLAGPIGLVRTHDLRDYAQRLPDCHDYLAHRRPWLIDAWWQLHCELRLDDPPRIELEPRIAGDRFYRFLQRTWMLQHLPWALAFFAVGGWGWVFWGVCARVVAGVFGHWLIGYFAHNHGGMHHEVRGAAVQGRNVRFVSLLTMGECWHNNHHAFPDSARLGLYPGEWDPGWWLLRGCERIGLVRGLRLPADLPSRPELHPLDPPPASPLPARAAATLSRHCPLTSATPR, encoded by the coding sequence ATGCACGCATTGCCGGTCAGTCTCGACGCGCACCGGGTCCGCCCGCAGGCCGATGCCCGCGCCAGCATCGCCAGCGTCAGCGAAGGGCGGGTGGTCTGGGAGCCGATCCGCTCGCTGTGGCTCTCGGTCATGGCGCTGGGCGCGATCGTCGGCGGCGCGCTGACCTTCAGCTGGGGCGCGTTCGCCCTGTTCGTCGTCGCCACCGCGACGGTGCTGCTGCTGGGACATTCCCTGGGCATGCACCGCAAGCTGATCCACGACAGCTTCGCCTGCCCGAAGTGGTTCGAATACCTGCTGGTGTATTGCGGGGTGCAGGTCGGCCTGGCCGGGCCGATCGGCCTGGTCCGCACCCACGATCTGCGCGATTACGCCCAGCGCCTGCCCGACTGCCACGACTACCTCGCCCATCGCCGCCCGTGGCTGATCGATGCTTGGTGGCAATTGCACTGCGAACTGCGCCTGGACGATCCGCCGCGGATCGAGCTGGAGCCGCGCATCGCCGGCGATCGTTTCTATCGCTTCCTGCAGCGCACCTGGATGCTGCAGCACCTGCCCTGGGCGCTGGCCTTCTTCGCCGTCGGCGGCTGGGGCTGGGTGTTCTGGGGCGTGTGCGCGCGCGTGGTCGCCGGCGTGTTCGGCCATTGGCTGATCGGCTACTTCGCCCACAACCACGGCGGCATGCACCACGAAGTGCGCGGCGCCGCAGTGCAGGGCCGCAACGTGCGCTTCGTGTCGCTGCTGACCATGGGCGAGTGCTGGCACAACAACCACCACGCTTTTCCGGATTCGGCGCGGCTGGGGCTGTATCCGGGCGAGTGGGACCCGGGCTGGTGGCTGTTGCGCGGCTGCGAACGCATCGGCCTGGTGCGCGGCCTGCGCCTGCCGGCGGACTTGCCGTCGCGCCCGGAACTTCACCCGCTCGATCCCCCTCCCGCTTCGCCCCTGCCCGCGCGTGCCGCCGCGACGCTTTCCCGCCACTGCCCGCTGACTTCGGCCACACCACGATGA
- a CDS encoding metalloregulator ArsR/SmtB family transcription factor: MMQDKIFEALASSPRRQILAFLSERELTAGDIAARFEMSAPAVSRHLSVLVNAGLIDSERRGQFVVYRLVPDNLVNTLTQFAFEICPVGGPLKRESRRAKKAAG; the protein is encoded by the coding sequence CGAAGCCCTGGCCTCGTCGCCGCGACGGCAGATCCTGGCCTTCCTGTCCGAGCGCGAGCTGACCGCCGGCGACATCGCCGCGCGCTTCGAGATGAGCGCACCGGCGGTATCGCGCCATTTGTCGGTGTTGGTCAACGCCGGCCTGATCGACAGCGAGCGGCGCGGCCAGTTCGTGGTCTACCGGTTGGTGCCGGACAACCTGGTCAATACCCTGACCCAGTTCGCGTTCGAGATCTGCCCTGTCGGCGGCCCGCTCAAGCGCGAAAGCCGGCGGGCGAAGAAGGCGGCGGGCTAG